A single genomic interval of Pseudomonas sp. FeN3W harbors:
- a CDS encoding SPOR domain-containing protein, giving the protein MAMLDKGLLQRMVGALVLIALAVIFVPMLFNREDDLRHVTVDAPTIPAAPAPAEIEMQQVEVPEPASVPEGFEIIEEGAEAEAASTTDEQAPAPIEPIEPVAPSEPAPVAQPPVEQPQPAKVEPRLDNDNLPVSWSIQLASLSNRASAESLQQTLRSQGYNAYIRTADGMNRVFVGPLVERSEANRLRDVLQRQQKLDGFVVRFKPEGS; this is encoded by the coding sequence ATGGCGATGCTGGATAAGGGATTGCTGCAGCGCATGGTTGGCGCTCTGGTGTTGATTGCGCTGGCGGTCATATTCGTGCCGATGCTGTTCAATCGTGAGGACGATCTGCGCCACGTCACCGTCGATGCGCCCACCATCCCTGCAGCACCGGCTCCGGCTGAAATCGAGATGCAGCAGGTCGAGGTGCCGGAGCCGGCGTCGGTGCCTGAGGGTTTCGAGATCATCGAGGAAGGTGCCGAGGCAGAGGCGGCATCAACAACCGATGAGCAGGCTCCGGCGCCGATCGAGCCCATCGAGCCGGTCGCTCCGAGCGAGCCAGCGCCAGTTGCGCAGCCGCCGGTGGAGCAACCGCAGCCAGCCAAAGTCGAGCCACGGCTGGATAACGACAACCTGCCGGTCAGCTGGTCGATCCAATTGGCCAGCCTGTCCAATCGCGCCAGTGCCGAAAGCCTGCAGCAAACGTTGCGTTCGCAGGGCTACAACGCCTACATCCGCACCGCCGATGGCATGAATCGCGTCTTCGTAGGACCGCTCGTCGAGCGTAGCGAAGCGAATCGGCTTCGCGATGTGTTGCAGCGCCAGCAGAAACTCGATGGCTTCGTCGTTCGCTTCAAGCCGGAAGGAAGCTGA
- the leuB gene encoding 3-isopropylmalate dehydrogenase, translating to MSKNILVLPGDGIGPEIMAEAVKVLQLANDRFQLDFELSYDELGGAAVDKYGVPLADETLARARAADAILLGAVGGPKWDKIDPAIRPERGLLKIRSELGLFGNLRPALLYPQLADASSLKPEIVAGLDILIVRELTGGIYFGKPRESKVLENGERMAYDTLPYSESEIRRIAKVGFDMAMVRNKKLCSVDKANVLASSQLWRAVVEEVAKDYPEVELSHMYVDNAAMQLVRAPKQFDVIVTDNMFGDILSDEASMLTGSIGMLPSASLDADNKGMYEPCHGSAPDIAGQGIANPLATILSVSMMLRYSFNQVAAADAIEQAVSDVLDQGLRTGDIWSEGCTRVGTQAMGDAVVAALAKL from the coding sequence ATGTCCAAAAATATTCTGGTATTGCCCGGTGACGGTATCGGCCCGGAGATCATGGCCGAGGCGGTCAAGGTTTTGCAGCTGGCCAATGACAGGTTCCAGCTGGACTTCGAGCTGAGCTATGACGAGCTGGGTGGTGCAGCGGTCGACAAGTATGGCGTGCCGCTGGCGGACGAAACCCTTGCGCGTGCACGTGCTGCCGATGCCATTCTGCTTGGCGCGGTGGGAGGCCCGAAGTGGGACAAGATCGATCCAGCCATTCGTCCCGAGCGCGGTCTGCTGAAGATTCGCTCCGAGCTGGGGCTGTTCGGTAACCTGCGTCCGGCACTGCTCTACCCGCAACTGGCCGATGCGTCGTCGCTGAAGCCTGAGATCGTGGCTGGTCTGGATATCCTCATCGTTCGCGAGTTGACCGGCGGCATTTATTTCGGCAAGCCGCGCGAAAGCAAGGTGCTGGAGAACGGTGAGCGCATGGCGTACGACACGCTGCCGTACAGTGAAAGCGAAATCCGTCGCATCGCCAAGGTCGGCTTCGACATGGCGATGGTGCGCAACAAGAAGCTCTGCTCGGTGGACAAGGCCAACGTACTGGCGTCCAGTCAGCTGTGGCGCGCCGTGGTCGAGGAAGTGGCCAAGGACTATCCCGAGGTTGAGCTCAGCCACATGTACGTTGACAATGCGGCGATGCAGCTGGTGCGTGCACCGAAGCAGTTCGACGTGATAGTCACTGACAACATGTTCGGCGACATCCTCTCCGACGAGGCATCGATGCTGACTGGTTCCATCGGCATGCTGCCGTCCGCCTCGCTGGATGCGGACAACAAGGGCATGTACGAGCCATGCCACGGTTCAGCGCCGGATATCGCTGGCCAGGGCATCGCCAATCCGTTGGCGACCATCCTGTCCGTTTCGATGATGCTGCGTTACAGCTTCAATCAGGTGGCGGCAGCCGACGCCATCGAGCAGGCGGTCAGCGATGTGCTGGATCAGGGCCTGCGTACCGGTGACATCTGGTCCGAAGGCTGTACCAGAGTCGGCACTCAGGCGATGGGCGACGCAGTAGTCGCGGCCCTCGCGAAGTTGTAA
- the truA gene encoding tRNA pseudouridine(38-40) synthase TruA translates to MTQAVPQTAAEMAAVGVSRIALGVEYKGSRYRGFQRQRAGVPSIQESLETALTKVAGGHSVTLSCAGRTDALVHASGQVVHFDTPVSRTMHAWVMGANMNLPSDISVTWAKEMPRHFDARFSAMARRYRYVIYNDQIRPAHMAEEVTWNHRPLDIERMRSAAAAFVGTHDFSAFRARQCQAKSPIKTIHHLELLEHGRLIVIDVRANAFLHHMVRNFAGVLMTIGAGERPVEWAAQVLESRVRRTGGVTAHPYGLYLIEVDYPEEFELPERYLGPHFLSGLPDVRR, encoded by the coding sequence ATGACCCAAGCAGTACCCCAAACGGCAGCCGAAATGGCTGCCGTCGGCGTTTCCAGGATCGCACTCGGTGTTGAATACAAGGGATCCCGCTATCGCGGATTTCAGCGCCAGCGTGCCGGTGTGCCATCCATCCAGGAATCACTCGAGACCGCGCTGACCAAAGTGGCGGGTGGCCACTCCGTCACGCTTAGCTGCGCCGGTCGCACAGATGCGTTGGTCCATGCCAGTGGACAGGTCGTGCACTTCGATACGCCGGTCTCGCGAACCATGCATGCATGGGTGATGGGCGCAAACATGAATCTGCCATCGGACATCAGCGTCACCTGGGCGAAGGAGATGCCGCGTCATTTCGATGCGCGCTTCAGTGCGATGGCTCGCCGTTATCGCTATGTGATCTACAACGATCAGATTCGGCCAGCGCACATGGCCGAAGAGGTTACCTGGAACCACCGCCCACTCGACATCGAACGTATGCGTTCCGCTGCCGCGGCGTTTGTGGGAACACATGATTTCAGTGCTTTCCGGGCCAGGCAGTGTCAGGCCAAGTCGCCGATTAAAACCATTCATCACCTGGAGTTGCTCGAACACGGCCGGCTGATCGTCATCGATGTTCGGGCCAATGCCTTTCTGCATCATATGGTGCGCAATTTCGCCGGCGTTCTGATGACCATCGGTGCAGGCGAGCGACCGGTGGAGTGGGCTGCGCAAGTGCTGGAGTCTCGTGTACGCCGAACGGGCGGAGTGACGGCGCATCCGTACGGGCTCTATCTCATCGAAGTCGATTATCCCGAGGAGTTCGAGTTACCCGAGCGCTATCTCGGTCCGCACTTTCTGTCAGGTTTACCGGATGTTCGTCGCTGA
- the accD gene encoding acetyl-CoA carboxylase, carboxyltransferase subunit beta: protein MSNWLVDKLIPSIMRSETQKSSVPEGLWHKCPSCEAVLYRPELEKTLDVCPKCQHHMRIDARSRLDIFLDAEGREEIAAELEPVDRLKFRDSKKYKDRLSAAQKQTGEKDALIAMSGKVVNIPVVACAFEFSFMGGSMGAIVGERFVRAANVALEKRCPLVCFSASGGARMQEALISLMQMAKTSAVLARMREEGLPFISVLTDPVYGGVSASLAMLGDVIVAEPKALIGFAGPRVIEQTVREKLPEGFQRSEFLLDHGAIDLIIPRSELRTRLSRLLAQMQKLPSPVEPAQVTATA from the coding sequence ATGAGCAACTGGCTGGTAGACAAACTGATCCCTTCGATCATGCGGTCGGAGACGCAAAAGAGCTCGGTCCCCGAAGGCCTGTGGCATAAGTGCCCCTCTTGCGAGGCGGTTCTGTACCGCCCCGAGCTGGAAAAGACGCTCGATGTTTGCCCCAAGTGCCAGCATCACATGCGTATCGATGCCCGTAGCCGGCTCGACATCTTCCTCGATGCCGAGGGCCGCGAAGAGATCGCTGCCGAGCTGGAGCCGGTCGATCGCCTGAAGTTCCGCGATAGCAAGAAGTACAAGGATCGTCTCTCCGCTGCACAGAAGCAGACCGGCGAGAAAGACGCACTGATCGCAATGAGCGGAAAGGTCGTCAACATCCCGGTCGTGGCTTGTGCCTTCGAGTTCTCGTTCATGGGGGGCTCCATGGGTGCGATCGTTGGCGAACGTTTCGTGCGGGCCGCCAATGTTGCTCTGGAAAAGCGTTGCCCGCTGGTGTGTTTCTCCGCGTCGGGCGGTGCCCGGATGCAGGAGGCGCTGATCTCCCTGATGCAGATGGCAAAGACTTCAGCGGTGCTGGCCCGCATGCGTGAAGAGGGCTTGCCGTTCATCTCCGTGCTGACCGATCCGGTCTACGGTGGCGTGTCTGCGAGTCTGGCGATGCTTGGTGATGTGATCGTCGCCGAGCCTAAGGCATTGATCGGCTTTGCCGGTCCGCGAGTGATCGAGCAGACCGTACGAGAAAAACTGCCGGAAGGCTTCCAGCGCAGCGAGTTCCTGCTGGACCATGGTGCTATCGATCTGATCATCCCTCGCTCCGAACTGCGTACTCGCTTGTCGCGCTTGCTGGCCCAGATGCAGAAATTGCCAAGCCCGGTGGAGCCTGCCCAGGTCACGGCTACTGCATGA
- a CDS encoding aspartate-semialdehyde dehydrogenase encodes MPTGVGVAVVGAVSLVGEALIEVLEERAFPVTELHLLDDSEGVGHTVPFNGRNLRVGEADRFDFSRVQLVFLVAASALLSECRIKALAAGCRIVDLSASIPVEQQLCMVPEVNGVLLDSLPEPRAIASPLPESVALAIALTPIRQQLDLHRVTVTACLPVSSRGSAGVKELARQTSELLNARPLEPRVFGRQMAFNMLAQAEAVDAQGYGVQERRLVEELRQLLDMPELAVSVTFVQAPVFFGESLIVSLQGGVEADMQALSAALEAAQGVELVEPDDYPTAVGDALGQDVIYVGRLRRGICDPREVNLWIVSDNVRKGAALNAVQSGELLIKDYL; translated from the coding sequence ATGCCTACAGGTGTCGGTGTTGCGGTCGTAGGTGCGGTCAGCCTGGTAGGCGAAGCACTGATCGAGGTGCTCGAGGAGCGGGCGTTTCCGGTTACCGAGCTGCATCTGTTGGATGACAGCGAGGGTGTCGGGCATACGGTGCCATTCAATGGCCGGAATCTGCGTGTAGGCGAGGCAGATCGCTTCGACTTCAGTCGAGTGCAGCTGGTGTTTCTGGTCGCTGCCTCGGCATTGCTGAGCGAGTGCCGCATCAAGGCATTAGCAGCTGGCTGTCGAATTGTCGATCTATCCGCCTCGATACCCGTCGAGCAGCAGCTGTGCATGGTGCCAGAGGTTAACGGCGTGCTGCTCGACTCGTTACCCGAGCCGCGCGCCATTGCCAGTCCACTGCCTGAATCGGTCGCGCTGGCCATTGCTTTGACGCCGATCCGGCAACAGCTGGATTTGCATCGAGTGACTGTTACGGCCTGTCTGCCAGTGTCCAGCCGTGGTTCGGCAGGCGTGAAGGAGCTTGCCCGGCAGACATCCGAATTGCTCAATGCACGACCTTTGGAGCCTCGAGTATTCGGTCGACAGATGGCATTCAATATGCTCGCGCAAGCGGAGGCGGTCGACGCACAAGGATATGGAGTGCAGGAGCGGCGTCTGGTTGAAGAGCTTCGTCAGCTCCTGGATATGCCGGAACTCGCCGTCTCTGTTACGTTCGTTCAGGCTCCGGTGTTCTTCGGGGAGAGCCTCATCGTCTCGTTGCAGGGGGGCGTCGAGGCGGATATGCAAGCGCTGTCTGCGGCTCTTGAAGCGGCGCAAGGGGTTGAGCTGGTGGAGCCGGACGACTATCCGACAGCGGTTGGTGACGCGCTCGGGCAGGATGTGATCTATGTCGGAAGGCTTCGTCGAGGCATCTGCGATCCACGGGAAGTCAATTTGTGGATTGTGTCTGATAACGTGCGAAAAGGCGCGGCACTAAACGCTGTGCAGTCTGGTGAGTTGTTGATAAAAGACTATCTGTAA
- a CDS encoding FimV/HubP family polar landmark protein, which yields MVRVRNLVLAIAAATALTTEMAHALGLGEVTLQSSLNQPLIAEIELLDANSLAPGEVIPVLASLEEFNRAGIDRQYFLTDLKFTPVLRPNGKSVIQVSSSKPVREPYLNFLVEVLWPSGRLLREYTLLLDPPLYSPETAAAAAPQLPISAPSRTVEPVRSAPARPSATRSTAVQSVSAPQSGGSEYRTSARDTLWEVAERNRRNGTVHQTMLAIQDLNPDAFIGGNINRMKSGQVLRLPDAEQISTRSQAEAIAQVAEQNAAWRQGSGGAVAGARQLDATRRTEAGAAPSRSESRDSLRLVAADAGKETAGSDTGSAEGGQALRDKLAVTQESLDSSRRENDELKDRLNDLQGQLEKLQRLMQLKDDQLAKLQAQVGAEGQAPALDENVASQPTAATEPQVTEGNAQESARADGDAQTDSAVETPQEPAPVAAPAPAEQPAASRPAAKPASPAKPVAPVVEPEPKSLIDDLLSNTLLLGVVGGSALLLLLLGLMALSRRNAMKEAELQESLMADDTVDDLRVGSPAYVDLGQEHQPESTSFHADTPAAADELTSTTGDALAEADIYIAYGRFNQAAELLQNALNDEPQRSDLRLKLMEVYAELGNRDGFAREEAELREIGGATTEVEQLKYKYPAMAAALGGSAAVAATHVDMDSLDLDDLQLDEPAAPAAGQDLDDAFDLSLDDLDIDLNEERPAASADDSLDFADLTLDEPVTERDASPAASDFSFDLEEDKAAQEAESDDLSDFSFDLDGDKGTEQAPTEFSLNLDEEPVEGPATFESDDLDFELSEPVASPSDDLPEGFDISLDEPEFEAQPETFADKLNEVEADLEDLSKELEEPTIASADALAETDADGGTDDDFDFFSDTDETTTKLDLARAYIDMGDAEGARDILDEVISEGSDVQQQEAREMLAKLA from the coding sequence ATGGTTCGGGTTCGCAATCTGGTGCTGGCAATCGCGGCTGCTACCGCGCTGACTACAGAAATGGCCCACGCGCTTGGGTTGGGAGAGGTCACGCTTCAGTCGTCATTGAATCAACCGCTGATCGCGGAAATCGAGCTGCTGGATGCAAACAGCCTGGCCCCGGGGGAGGTGATTCCGGTACTGGCCTCGCTCGAAGAGTTCAATCGCGCCGGTATCGATCGCCAGTACTTTCTGACGGACCTGAAATTCACTCCAGTACTGCGTCCGAACGGAAAGAGCGTCATTCAGGTTTCGTCCAGCAAGCCGGTACGCGAGCCCTATCTCAATTTTCTCGTAGAAGTCCTCTGGCCCAGTGGTCGCCTGCTTCGTGAATACACTCTGCTGCTCGATCCGCCACTCTATTCACCGGAAACCGCAGCGGCCGCAGCACCGCAGTTGCCCATTTCCGCTCCGTCCCGAACAGTAGAACCAGTGCGTTCTGCGCCAGCTCGTCCGTCTGCAACGCGCTCGACCGCAGTTCAGTCGGTAAGCGCCCCGCAGAGCGGCGGTAGCGAATACAGGACTTCCGCGCGCGACACCCTGTGGGAGGTCGCGGAGCGCAATCGTCGCAATGGGACGGTTCACCAGACGATGCTGGCAATTCAGGATCTCAACCCTGATGCCTTCATTGGCGGCAATATCAACCGGATGAAGAGCGGTCAGGTACTTCGTCTGCCGGATGCCGAGCAGATATCTACTCGCTCTCAGGCCGAGGCGATCGCTCAGGTCGCGGAGCAGAATGCGGCATGGCGTCAGGGTAGTGGTGGCGCGGTTGCAGGCGCTCGCCAGCTGGATGCAACCCGTCGTACCGAGGCTGGAGCAGCACCGTCGCGTAGCGAGTCCCGTGACAGCCTTCGTCTGGTCGCGGCCGATGCGGGCAAGGAAACTGCCGGCTCCGACACCGGTTCTGCCGAAGGCGGCCAGGCCTTGCGCGACAAGCTTGCGGTGACTCAGGAGAGCCTTGACTCCAGCCGTCGTGAGAACGACGAGCTCAAGGATCGTCTGAATGATCTCCAAGGGCAGCTGGAAAAGCTGCAACGGCTTATGCAGCTCAAGGATGACCAGCTTGCCAAGCTGCAGGCCCAGGTCGGCGCAGAAGGTCAGGCACCGGCTCTGGATGAGAACGTCGCCAGTCAGCCTACAGCTGCAACAGAACCCCAGGTAACTGAAGGTAATGCGCAGGAGTCGGCCCGCGCTGACGGGGACGCCCAGACCGATTCTGCTGTCGAGACCCCGCAGGAGCCTGCGCCAGTCGCTGCTCCGGCACCGGCCGAGCAGCCCGCGGCGTCCAGGCCTGCTGCAAAACCAGCCAGCCCAGCGAAACCGGTCGCGCCTGTTGTCGAGCCCGAGCCCAAAAGCCTGATTGATGATCTACTGTCCAACACCTTGCTGCTCGGTGTCGTCGGTGGCAGTGCTCTGTTGCTGTTACTGCTGGGGCTGATGGCTCTTTCCCGTCGCAATGCGATGAAAGAGGCAGAGCTGCAAGAAAGCCTGATGGCGGATGACACGGTTGACGATCTGCGAGTTGGATCGCCAGCGTACGTTGATTTGGGCCAGGAGCATCAACCGGAGTCGACTTCCTTCCATGCCGATACTCCGGCTGCGGCGGATGAACTGACCTCTACTACAGGTGATGCGTTGGCCGAGGCGGACATCTACATCGCATATGGCCGCTTTAATCAGGCTGCAGAACTGCTGCAGAACGCTCTCAATGACGAGCCTCAGCGGAGCGACCTGCGGCTGAAACTGATGGAAGTGTATGCGGAGCTAGGCAATCGTGATGGCTTCGCCCGTGAAGAGGCTGAACTACGTGAAATTGGTGGTGCTACCACCGAAGTCGAGCAGCTCAAGTACAAGTATCCCGCCATGGCTGCGGCGCTCGGAGGTTCGGCAGCTGTCGCCGCCACTCATGTGGACATGGATAGCCTAGATCTTGATGACCTGCAGCTCGATGAGCCGGCAGCCCCGGCCGCAGGGCAGGATCTGGACGATGCGTTCGATCTCAGCCTGGATGACCTGGATATCGATCTGAACGAAGAGCGTCCGGCTGCATCTGCGGACGACTCTTTGGACTTCGCCGACCTGACATTGGATGAGCCGGTCACCGAGCGCGATGCCTCGCCTGCAGCCAGCGATTTCTCCTTCGATCTCGAAGAAGATAAGGCCGCGCAAGAGGCCGAGTCGGACGACCTTTCCGATTTCTCGTTCGATCTGGACGGCGACAAAGGAACGGAGCAAGCCCCCACAGAGTTTTCGCTCAATCTCGACGAAGAGCCGGTTGAAGGTCCTGCCACGTTTGAAAGTGATGATCTCGATTTCGAACTGTCGGAGCCTGTAGCGAGTCCGAGCGACGATTTGCCTGAAGGGTTCGATATTTCGCTGGATGAGCCCGAGTTCGAGGCGCAACCGGAAACCTTTGCCGACAAGCTGAATGAGGTGGAGGCTGATCTGGAGGATCTGTCCAAGGAACTGGAGGAGCCGACCATTGCTTCTGCTGACGCCCTGGCTGAGACTGACGCCGACGGCGGTACGGACGACGACTTCGATTTCTTCTCCGACACCGACGAAACCACCACCAAGCTGGATCTCGCCAGAGCCTATATCGACATGGGCGACGCTGAAGGTGCACGCGACATCCTGGATGAAGTGATCTCCGAGGGTAGCGATGTCCAGCAGCAAGAGGCGCGAGAGATGCTCGCCAAACTAGCCTGA
- the folC gene encoding bifunctional tetrahydrofolate synthase/dihydrofolate synthase — MTAWSLADWLAYLEQLHPTAIDMGLDRVRAVVGRLGLTRPAPLVITVTGTNGKGSTCAFIAALLSSRGYKVGSYSSPHLLRYNERVQFDGREASDDQLCQAFSAVEAARGEVSLTYFEMGTLAAFWLFERSGLDAVVLEVGLGGRLDAVNVIDADLAVITNIGLDHADWLGDTRDSVAYEKAGIMRDGIPALCGDLDVPMPLLEHAESLKSPLLLRGRDFDVALDPHAWHWRGVGPGGEPLELHDLPLLSLPMENAALALQAYATLGLPWEPAALTAALQRTRVVGRLDRRQVCWRDREIALLLDVGHNPHAASYLAQRLEQRSVDGRRLAVFGLLADKDLNGVLEAMSSSIADWAVAPLPTPRTQSATQLAAALLERGASVSQYASFEQALDAQCAKAEAGDEVVVFGSFYCVAAALDWLEQRAGDSWNGDAG; from the coding sequence ATGACCGCTTGGAGTCTGGCCGACTGGCTCGCCTATCTCGAGCAACTGCATCCCACTGCCATAGACATGGGCCTGGACAGGGTCCGGGCGGTGGTGGGGCGGCTTGGTCTGACACGGCCGGCTCCGCTGGTGATCACCGTCACGGGTACGAATGGCAAAGGCTCTACCTGCGCATTCATTGCTGCGCTGCTGAGTAGTCGGGGATACAAGGTCGGTAGCTATAGCTCGCCGCATCTTCTGCGTTACAACGAGCGCGTTCAGTTCGACGGCCGCGAGGCCAGCGATGATCAGCTCTGCCAGGCCTTTTCTGCGGTGGAGGCGGCGCGAGGCGAAGTTTCGCTGACCTATTTCGAAATGGGCACTCTTGCAGCCTTCTGGCTTTTCGAGCGGAGCGGGCTCGACGCCGTGGTGCTGGAAGTCGGTCTTGGTGGTCGTCTCGATGCCGTCAACGTCATCGACGCGGATCTAGCGGTGATCACCAATATCGGGCTCGATCATGCCGATTGGCTGGGCGATACCCGCGACAGTGTTGCGTATGAAAAGGCCGGGATCATGCGCGACGGCATCCCCGCGCTTTGTGGCGATCTGGATGTTCCGATGCCATTGCTCGAACACGCAGAGTCGCTGAAATCACCGCTGTTGCTGCGCGGAAGGGATTTCGACGTGGCGCTTGATCCTCACGCCTGGCATTGGCGGGGCGTCGGGCCTGGCGGTGAGCCGTTGGAGCTGCATGACCTGCCGCTGCTGTCATTGCCAATGGAGAACGCTGCCCTTGCTCTACAAGCCTATGCCACGCTTGGCTTGCCATGGGAGCCGGCAGCTTTGACTGCGGCACTTCAGCGGACACGCGTCGTAGGGCGTCTCGATAGGCGGCAGGTCTGCTGGCGCGACCGCGAAATCGCGCTGCTGCTGGACGTTGGACATAATCCTCATGCCGCAAGCTACCTCGCGCAACGTCTTGAGCAGCGGTCAGTAGATGGTCGTCGTCTGGCTGTTTTTGGTCTGCTGGCGGATAAGGATCTCAACGGTGTGCTCGAAGCGATGTCCTCCAGCATCGCCGATTGGGCCGTCGCTCCGCTGCCTACGCCGCGAACGCAATCCGCTACACAATTGGCTGCAGCACTGCTTGAGCGGGGCGCGTCGGTCAGCCAGTATGCGAGCTTCGAGCAGGCGCTCGATGCTCAATGCGCGAAGGCCGAAGCCGGTGATGAAGTAGTGGTTTTCGGATCGTTCTATTGCGTGGCGGCTGCGCTTGACTGGCTGGAACAACGGGCGGGGGATAGTTGGAATGGCGATGCTGGATAA
- the asd gene encoding aspartate-semialdehyde dehydrogenase codes for MKRVGLIGWRGMVGSVLMQRMLEERDFDLIEPVFFTTSNVGGQGPDIGKETAALKDAYSIDELKGLDVILTCQGGDYTNEVFPKLREAGWQGYWIDAASSLRMQDDAVIVLDPVNRRVIDQQLDAGTKNYIGGNCTVSLALMGLGGLFEAGLVEWMSAMTYQAASGAGAQNMRELIKQMGAINAAVADDLANPASAILDIDRKVAETQRSEAFPVDNFGVPLAGSLIPYIDKELPNGQSREEWKAQAETNKILGRFKSPIPVDGICVRVGAMRCHSQALTIKLNKDVPISDIEGLISQHNPWVKLVPNHRDASMQELSPAAVTGTLSVPVGRLRKLNMGSHYLGAFTVGDQLLWGAAEPLRRMLRILLER; via the coding sequence ATGAAACGTGTAGGTCTGATCGGTTGGCGCGGTATGGTCGGTTCCGTGCTCATGCAGCGGATGCTGGAAGAGCGGGATTTCGACCTCATCGAGCCCGTGTTCTTCACCACTTCCAACGTTGGCGGCCAAGGCCCCGATATTGGCAAGGAAACCGCTGCGCTGAAGGACGCCTACAGCATCGACGAGTTGAAAGGCCTCGATGTGATCCTGACCTGTCAGGGTGGCGACTACACCAATGAAGTGTTCCCCAAGCTGCGTGAAGCTGGCTGGCAGGGCTACTGGATCGATGCGGCTTCCTCTCTGCGCATGCAGGACGATGCGGTGATCGTGCTCGATCCGGTGAACCGTCGCGTGATCGACCAGCAACTGGATGCCGGCACCAAGAACTACATCGGCGGCAATTGCACGGTCAGCCTGGCGCTGATGGGCCTTGGCGGGCTGTTCGAGGCTGGTCTGGTGGAATGGATGAGCGCGATGACCTATCAGGCAGCCTCCGGCGCCGGCGCGCAGAACATGCGCGAGCTGATCAAGCAGATGGGTGCCATCAATGCGGCTGTAGCCGATGACCTGGCCAATCCCGCCAGCGCCATCCTGGATATCGACCGAAAAGTCGCTGAAACCCAGCGCAGTGAGGCTTTTCCTGTCGACAATTTCGGCGTGCCGCTGGCCGGCAGTCTGATTCCTTACATCGACAAGGAGCTGCCGAACGGACAGAGCCGCGAAGAATGGAAGGCGCAGGCTGAGACCAATAAGATCCTCGGTCGCTTCAAGAGCCCGATCCCGGTTGACGGCATCTGTGTGCGCGTCGGCGCCATGCGTTGCCACAGCCAGGCGCTGACCATCAAGCTGAACAAGGATGTGCCGATTTCCGATATCGAAGGGCTGATCAGCCAGCACAATCCCTGGGTCAAGCTGGTGCCGAATCATCGTGATGCCAGCATGCAGGAGCTGAGTCCGGCCGCAGTCACCGGAACACTGAGCGTGCCGGTCGGCCGCCTGCGCAAGCTCAACATGGGCTCGCACTACCTGGGCGCGTTCACCGTGGGTGACCAGCTTCTGTGGGGCGCCGCGGAGCCGCTGCGGCGCATGCTGCGTATCCTTCTAGAGCGTTGA
- a CDS encoding phosphoribosylanthranilate isomerase — protein sequence MSVVRSKICGITRVEDALTAAKAGADAIGLVFYAKSPRAVGVRQAREIVAALPPFVTTVGLFVNASRCEVNEILDAVPLDMLQFHGDETPAQCEGFHRPWFKALRVGNGEDIEAQVAGYANASGILLDTFVAGVPGGTGERFDWSLIPPTLTKPLILAGGLTAENVQQAIAQVRPYAVDVSGGVEASKGIKDASKVMAFVDHVRSAM from the coding sequence TTGTCAGTCGTTCGCAGCAAGATATGCGGAATCACTCGCGTCGAGGATGCCTTGACGGCAGCCAAGGCGGGTGCCGATGCCATTGGTTTGGTCTTCTATGCCAAGAGCCCACGTGCGGTCGGCGTGCGGCAGGCGCGCGAGATCGTTGCGGCATTGCCGCCGTTTGTCACGACGGTAGGCCTGTTCGTCAACGCCAGTCGCTGCGAGGTCAACGAGATTCTCGACGCCGTTCCGTTGGATATGCTGCAGTTTCATGGCGACGAAACGCCGGCGCAGTGCGAGGGTTTTCATCGGCCATGGTTCAAGGCGCTACGTGTAGGGAACGGCGAGGATATCGAGGCTCAAGTCGCGGGCTATGCAAATGCCAGCGGCATCCTTCTGGATACCTTCGTGGCGGGCGTGCCGGGCGGAACGGGCGAGCGCTTCGATTGGTCGCTGATCCCACCGACGCTGACCAAACCACTGATTCTCGCGGGCGGACTGACCGCTGAGAACGTTCAACAAGCCATTGCTCAGGTTCGGCCGTATGCAGTGGATGTCAGCGGTGGGGTGGAGGCGAGCAAGGGCATCAAAGATGCTTCCAAGGTGATGGCCTTTGTCGATCACGTTCGATCGGCCATGTGA